In Ramlibacter sp., the sequence AATGCATTGGTGCGCTCCTGGGCCGGCACCGGCCCGGCCAGCACCCCCATGAAAACCAGTGCGGCCCAGCGCATCTGCATCCCCAAGACCTATTTGCGCAGGCGCTCGATCAATCCGTTGAGCTCTTCCAGCGATCCAAACTGGATCGCCAGCTCGCCCATTTCCTCGGTGCGGCCATGGCGCTTGACGCGCTTTTTGACGCGCACCTCGACTTCGGCCGTGAGCAGGTCCGACAGCTCCTCTTCGACCCGGCGCAGGTCGCGCGACTTTTCCTTCTTGGGCTTGGGCGACACCAGGTTGAACTCGGCGCTGAGTTTCTTGACCAGGCTTTCGGCCTCGCGCACCGACATCTTGCGCGCCGCGATCTGGTTGGCGGCCGTGATCTGAGAGGCCTTTTCAAGCGCCAGCAGGGCCCGCGCATGGCCCATGTCGATGTCGCCGGCCATCAACATGGTCTGCACCGGATCGGTCAGGTTGAGCAGGCGCAGCAGGTTGCTGGCCGCGCTGCGCGAGCGGCCGACAGCCTGTGCTGCCTGCTCGTGAGTGAGCCCAAACTCTTTCACCAGGCGTTGCAGGCCATGGGCTTCTTCGAGCGGGTTGAGGTCTTCGCGCTGGATGTTTTCAATCAGCGACATGGCCGCGGCCGACTCGTCGGGCACGTCGCGCACCAGCACGGGCACGCTGTCCAGGCCCGCCAGCCTGGCCGCGCGGAAGCGGCGTTCGCCGGCAATGATTTCGTACTTGCCCTCGTTGGCACCCGCCTCCAGCTTGCGCACCAGGATGGGCTGCATGATGCCCTGGGCCTTGATGCTCTCGGCCAGCTCGTAAAGGGCACCCTCGTCCATGCGGGTGCGCGGCTGGTACATGCCGGGCACCATGTCCTCGAGCCGCAGCGATGCCGGCAGGCCGGGATGGCTGGCCACGCTGTCGCCGTTCGATTCGCTGACCTTGGGGCCCAGCAGCGCCTCCAGGCCGCGGCCCAGTCCCTTGGGTTTTTTGGTGACCATGTCGGTGGGTTCTTTCTAGTCTTTCATCAGGTCCTGCAGCAGCACATGGCCCTCG encodes:
- a CDS encoding ParB/RepB/Spo0J family partition protein, whose amino-acid sequence is MVTKKPKGLGRGLEALLGPKVSESNGDSVASHPGLPASLRLEDMVPGMYQPRTRMDEGALYELAESIKAQGIMQPILVRKLEAGANEGKYEIIAGERRFRAARLAGLDSVPVLVRDVPDESAAAMSLIENIQREDLNPLEEAHGLQRLVKEFGLTHEQAAQAVGRSRSAASNLLRLLNLTDPVQTMLMAGDIDMGHARALLALEKASQITAANQIAARKMSVREAESLVKKLSAEFNLVSPKPKKEKSRDLRRVEEELSDLLTAEVEVRVKKRVKRHGRTEEMGELAIQFGSLEELNGLIERLRK